In one Brassica oleracea var. oleracea cultivar TO1000 chromosome C9, BOL, whole genome shotgun sequence genomic region, the following are encoded:
- the LOC106319374 gene encoding transcription factor bHLH35 isoform X2, producing MDNVDQEFNNYWETNSFLQNEDFEYDSWPLEEAISGSYDSSSPDGAASSPASKNIVSERNRRQKLNQRLFALRSVVPNITKMDKASIIKDAISYIQGLQYEESKLEAEIRELESTPKSSLSFSKDFDRDLLVPVTSKKMKQLDSGPSRSLIEVLDLKVTFMGERTVVVNVTCNKRTDTMVKLCEVFESLNLKIITSNLNSFSGMIFNTVFIEPRPSIYWFCFSILIKLVFGPTTIGIGPFGH from the exons ATGGATAACGTCGACCAAGAGTTCAACAATTACTGGGAAACAAACTCCTTCCTCCAAAACGAAGACTTCGAATATGACAG CTGGCCTTTGGAGGAAGCGATTTCTGGGTCGTATGATTCGAGTTCGCCTGATGGGGCGGCTTCGTCTCCGGCTTCTAAGAATATTGTGTCGGAGAGAAACAGAAGACAGAAGCTTAACCAGAGACTCTTCGCTCTTCGATCAGTTGTCCCCAATATCACTAAG ATGGATAAAGCATCAATAATCAAAGATGCAATTAGTTACATACAAGGGTTGCAATATGAAGAGTCGAAGCTCGAAGCTGAGATCAGAGAACTTGAATCTACTCCAAAGAGTAGCCTGAGCTTCAGTAAAGATTTTGATCGTGATTTGCTGGTTCCTGTCACATCCAAGAAGATGAAGCAGCTTGATTCTGGTCCTTCCCGTTCTCTCATTGAAGTTCTCGAC CTGAAGGTGACATTCATGGGAGAGAGGACAGTGGTAGTGAATGTAACATGTAATAAGAGGACAGACACAATGGTGAAACTGTGTGAAGTCTTTGAGTCATTGAATCTCAAAATCATCACTTCCAATCTCAACTCTTTCTCTGGCATGATCTTCAACACTGTCTTTATTGAG CCTCGACCAAGCATTTATTGGTTTTGTTTTAGTATTTTAATAAAATTAGTTTTTGGTCCCACAACTATTGGAATTGGTCCATTTGGACATTAA
- the LOC106319374 gene encoding transcription factor bHLH35 isoform X1: MDNVDQEFNNYWETNSFLQNEDFEYDSWPLEEAISGSYDSSSPDGAASSPASKNIVSERNRRQKLNQRLFALRSVVPNITKMDKASIIKDAISYIQGLQYEESKLEAEIRELESTPKSSLSFSKDFDRDLLVPVTSKKMKQLDSGPSRSLIEVLDLKVTFMGERTVVVNVTCNKRTDTMVKLCEVFESLNLKIITSNLNSFSGMIFNTVFIEAEEEEQEVVRLKIETGIGAYNETQSPTLSIDSLY; the protein is encoded by the exons ATGGATAACGTCGACCAAGAGTTCAACAATTACTGGGAAACAAACTCCTTCCTCCAAAACGAAGACTTCGAATATGACAG CTGGCCTTTGGAGGAAGCGATTTCTGGGTCGTATGATTCGAGTTCGCCTGATGGGGCGGCTTCGTCTCCGGCTTCTAAGAATATTGTGTCGGAGAGAAACAGAAGACAGAAGCTTAACCAGAGACTCTTCGCTCTTCGATCAGTTGTCCCCAATATCACTAAG ATGGATAAAGCATCAATAATCAAAGATGCAATTAGTTACATACAAGGGTTGCAATATGAAGAGTCGAAGCTCGAAGCTGAGATCAGAGAACTTGAATCTACTCCAAAGAGTAGCCTGAGCTTCAGTAAAGATTTTGATCGTGATTTGCTGGTTCCTGTCACATCCAAGAAGATGAAGCAGCTTGATTCTGGTCCTTCCCGTTCTCTCATTGAAGTTCTCGAC CTGAAGGTGACATTCATGGGAGAGAGGACAGTGGTAGTGAATGTAACATGTAATAAGAGGACAGACACAATGGTGAAACTGTGTGAAGTCTTTGAGTCATTGAATCTCAAAATCATCACTTCCAATCTCAACTCTTTCTCTGGCATGATCTTCAACACTGTCTTTATTGAG GCGGAGGAAGAAGAACAAGAGGTGGTGAGATTAAAAATAGAAACGGGAATAGGAGCTTATAATGAAACGCAAAGCCCCACTTTGAGCATCGACTCTCTTTACTAA
- the LOC106319373 gene encoding probable inactive purple acid phosphatase 28, which yields MSPARITVNWKHTILYLTLIISLIYSIETLISHKLQVNHNQIRLKRSPNLPLRFRDDGTFKILQVADMHFGMGSITRCRDVTDAEYGYCSDLNTTQFLRRMIEAERPDLIAFTGDNIFGSSTTDAAESLLQAIGPAIEYGIPWAAILGNHDQESTMNRAELMTFLSLMDFSVSQINPPLQDGSERGALRSIDGFGNYRLRVHGAPGSVLSNSTVFDLFFLDSGDRETVQGRRTYGWIKDSQLSWLQDASKQNMGNVPSNPDPALAFFHIPIPEVRDLWYTPFIGQFQEGVACSIVQSGVLSTFLSMGNVKAAFIGHDHVNDFCGNLKGVWFCYGGGFGYHAYGRRNWHRRSRLIEAKLGKGKDTWTGVQRIKTWKRLDDGDLCKIDEQVLWEASYSFLK from the exons ATGAGTCCTGCAAGAATAACTGTGAACTGGAAGCACACTATCCTCTACTTAACCCTAATCATATCTCTTATCTACTCCATCGAAACCCTAATCTCGCACAAACTACAAGTCAACCACAACCAAATCCGCCTCAAAAGGTCTCCGAATCTCCCTCTACGGTTCCGCGACGACGGCACCTTCAAAATCCTCCAG GTTGCGGATATGCATTTCGGGATGGGTAGCATCACTCGATGCAGAGATGTGACGGATGCAGAATACGGTTACTGTTCTGATCTCAATACCACTCAGTTCCTTCGGAGGATGATTGAAGCTGAGAGACCCGATCTCATCGCATTTACTG GGGATAATATATTTGGATCAAGCACTACTGATGCAGCTGAATCTCTTCTTCAAGCCATTGGTCCAGCCATTGAATATGGAATCCCATGGGCTGCCATTTTAGGAAATCATGACCAGGAGTCCACTATGAACCGTGCAGAGCTGATGACTTTCCTCTCGCTTATGGATTTTTCCGTCTCTCAAATCAATCCACCTCTCCAAGATGGCTCGGAAAGAGGCGCATTGAGATCAATTGATGGCTTTGGGAATTACCGCCTCAGAGTACACGGTGCACCTGGTTCTGTTCTGTCAAATAGCACCGTCTTTGACCTCTTCTTTCTTGACAGTGGAGATAGAGAAACTGTCCAAGGTAGACGAACATATGGATGGATCAAGGATTCTCAACTTAGTTGGCTTCAAGATGCTTCTAAACAG AACATGGGAAACGTTCCCAGTAATCCTGATCCAGCGCTAGCCTTCTTCCACATTCCAATCCCGGAAGTCCGTGATCTGTGGTACACACCCTTTATTGGCCAGTTTCAGGAGGGTGTGGCATGCTCCATCGTGCAATCAGGAGTCTTAAGTACCTTTTTGTCCATGGGAAATGTAAAAGCCGCGTTCATAGGACACGACCATGTCAATGATTTCTGCGGAAATCTAAAAGGAGTCTGGTTTTGTTACGGTGGAGGATTTGGATACCATGCATATGGAAGACGAAATTGGCACAGAAGATCGCGACTGATTGAGGCTAAGCTCGGGAAAGGAAAAGACACGTGGACAGGAGTTCAACGTATCAAGACGTGGAAACGTCTAGACGATGGAGACTTGTGCAAGATAGACGAACAAGTCCTATGGGAAGCTTCCTACTCGTTTCTGAAGTGA